ATGTACTTCAAAGCTGCCCATATTCTTATTTCATTCTTATCGTATGATAATAAAAGAAAGGTTAATATAGAAGCGAGCTCCAAATGAACGTATATGTTGAAAAAATCTCTACTCATAAAGAAACCGTTTACACTTCCTGTCAATAGAAGCCAAAGTGAGAAAAACACATGATCATAATTTTTATAGATTCTAAAAAAGGTTATTAAAGAGAAAACATTGAATAAAATAAGTAAGAACTTAATAGTAAAGTCAAAGGTGAATTCGATACCTTTAAGTGCGGAATAGTTTCCTATTACAAATGAACCTTCTTGAAAAATAGCAAGAAATAAGAAAGTTAGTATATACGAAATTGTCACCAGTATGGTGGTTTTTCTTTTAAAAATATAAGTCAGTATGCCGAAAGATATTGGTATTAAAGATACAAGTAGAATCATGTTTTGCTCCTGTTCTTATGAGATTTTTTATTTTTTCTTGACTTTCTTTTCAATTTCGTCAACCTCAAGGGTCTTGAATTTGGAAGATAATATCATTGCAAAAACTAACATTAATGCCAAATTTGCAAATCCAATTACTATAACGGTAAGTAGAAAAGAATGTATGAGTGGGTCCGCGTAACTTTGTAGATGTGTGCTGATGATAGGTGAATTTGCATCATAGGCTAAAAGAACAAAAAAAAGAACTATTCCCCCTTGGAATACCCCGAGGTTAATAAATATTAAGATAAGATCTTTCTTTACGATAATTCCAAATAAGCCAATAAGTATTATTGATAAGGTCAGGATATAGAAAATATTCATAATAACCCCTTATGTTTTAAAAATCTATACAGAATAGTCCATGATCCACCAAAAACCTCGAAATAAATTAAAAAGTTTAGTAAAATGGCAGACCCTCCACTAGCCAGCTCCCCGGGATATCCATTTAGATGGAAATTAGAAAAAATTGTATCTCCCCAAGTATATCCTAATAAACCGTATATTATTATGAATAAAGGAACCAACATTTTTAGCTTCTCGATTTTAGATTTTACAAACAAGTTTTCTATTTCATCCGTTGGTCTAACCAGGGAAACAGCAAGAAAACCTGTTCCTAGAATAGTACCTGCAGCAAATCCACCACCAGGGGCTATATGCCCGGTTATCGCAATATAAAGAGAGATTAAGACTATTATTTGAAAAATTATTGGAGTTATAACCTTTATGATTGGTGTATCGTATATTATCTGTTGGTCGTCGGAAGCAACCGTTGGAATTTTCCCTATAAATTCGGAAATACCAATGATTACCACCGTAAAAACTAATATTTCAAAAAAGGTGTCGTATATCCTATAATCAAGAACAATAGCAGAAACCATATTAATCGATCCATTTTCGGTAAGGATTTCAGAAGATTCATAGAAACTTTTCATATCTCCAACTTTTAAATTTAATCCAAGAACGAAGAAAATTATGATTGTCAAGGTTAAAACAATGTACTTTTTCAACCTATATACCTCCTGACAAGGTTTTCATAGTATACGGTGTCACTTTTTATTTCTTCCAAAAATTTGTTGAAGTCCCTTGCTAAAGATTTATCCCTTTTATAAAAAATTATCCTGTAACTAGTATCTTTAATAATTTCTATTTTTTTGGACAGTAGCGTTTCTCCTCCCATCA
Above is a window of Petrotoga mexicana DSM 14811 DNA encoding:
- a CDS encoding cation:proton antiporter subunit C, with the protein product MNIFYILTLSIILIGLFGIIVKKDLILIFINLGVFQGGIVLFFVLLAYDANSPIISTHLQSYADPLIHSFLLTVIVIGFANLALMLVFAMILSSKFKTLEVDEIEKKVKKK
- a CDS encoding MnhB domain-containing protein yields the protein MKKYIVLTLTIIIFFVLGLNLKVGDMKSFYESSEILTENGSINMVSAIVLDYRIYDTFFEILVFTVVIIGISEFIGKIPTVASDDQQIIYDTPIIKVITPIIFQIIVLISLYIAITGHIAPGGGFAAGTILGTGFLAVSLVRPTDEIENLFVKSKIEKLKMLVPLFIIIYGLLGYTWGDTIFSNFHLNGYPGELASGGSAILLNFLIYFEVFGGSWTILYRFLKHKGLL